The following are encoded in a window of Carya illinoinensis cultivar Pawnee chromosome 15, C.illinoinensisPawnee_v1, whole genome shotgun sequence genomic DNA:
- the LOC122297341 gene encoding patatin-like protein 2: MENTMSVHTQQPTSDNLITILSIDGGGIRGIIPATILAFLESQLQELDGEEARLVDYFDVIAGTSTGGLVTAMLAAPNENNRPLFDAKDIKPFYLQHGPSIFPQESGIYGGIKTIFRSLIGPKYDGKYLHRILREKLGETRLDSTLTNVVIPTFDIKYLQPTIFSSYEAKKNCCANARLSDICIGTSAAPTYLPAHYFKHKNDVGNDSEFNLIDGGVVANNPALVAINQATKQIYDANPDFFPIKSTDHYGRFLVISIGTGSGKIEKRYNAKMAAKWGILNWLLHGGSVPLVEVFTQSSADMVDLNLAVVFQALHSEENYLRIQDDTLSGTEASVDASTKENLNKLVEIGEKLLKKPVSRVNLQTGLSEPVKHCGTNEEALRKLAKKLSQERKRRQGKST; this comes from the exons ATGGAAAACACAATGTCGGTTCATACTCAGCAGCCAACATCCGACAACTTGATCACCATTCTAAGCATTGATGGGGGTGGTATCAGGGGGATCATCCCTGCAACTATCCTTGCTTTCCTTGAATCCCAACTTCAG GAATTGGATGGGGAGGAAGCTAGACTTGTAGACTACTTTGACGTGATTGCAGGAACAAGCACAGGTGGTCTTGTTACTGCCATGCTAGCTGCTCCAAATGAAAATAATCGACCTCTGTTTGATGCTAAGGATATCAAGCCCTTCTATCTGCAACACGGTCCATCGATTTTCCCACAGGAGAG TGGCATATATGGAGGAATCAAAACAATATTCAGATCTCTGATAGGACCCAAATATGACGGGAAATACCTTCACCGGATTCTGAGAGAGAAATTAGGGGAAACTCGGCTGGATAGTACATTGACCAATGTTGTTATACCAACTTTTGATATCAAGTATCTGCAACCAACCATTTTCTCATCCTATGAG GCGAAAAAGAACTGTTGTGCGAATGCTCGACTGTCAGACATATGCATAGGCACTTCAGCAGCTCCAACCTACCTCCCTGCCCATTACTTCAAGCACAAAAATGATGTAGGAAATGATAGTGAATTCAATCTTATAGATGGTGGTGTTGTTGCAAACAATCCG GCTCTCGTGGCTATAAACCAAGCGACTAAACAGATCTATGATGCAAATCCTGATTTCTTCCCAATCAAATCCACAGATCATTATGGTCGTTTTCTAGTAATCTCAATAGGTACAGGCTCAGGAAAGATAGAAAAAAGATACAATGCAAAAATGGCAGCCAAGTGGGGAATTTTAAACTGGTTACTTCATGGTGGTTCAGTACCATTGGTGGAGGTGTTTACTCAATCAAGTGCAGATATGGTTGATTTGAACCTAGCTGTGGTGTTCCAAGCCCTTCACTCCGAAGAGAATTACCTCAGAATTCAA GATGACACATTGAGTGGGACAGAAGCTTCAGTAGATGCGTCTACGAAAGAGAACTTGAACAAACTTGTAGAGATAGGGGAGAAATTATTAAAGAAACCAGTTTCAAGGGTGAATTTACAGACTGGTTTATCAGAACCAGTTAAACACTGTGGCACAAATGAGGAGGCTTTGAGAAA ATTAGCCAAAAAGCTTtcacaagaaagaaagaggagaCAGGGAAAATCTACATAA